One genomic region from uncultured Devosia sp. encodes:
- a CDS encoding amidase, whose protein sequence is MAKDEHDAAKRQGFADSVARHGLRLTSDEAESTYKLANWMSEGLSRLGSTVAVSGADALDLDLFEQGRLLRNGSLTSVALVEAHIVRIAKRDSSYRAFYVVEAERALTTAAKADAELATGQDRGPLHGIPVGVKDLIDMEGLATTADAPGRRDAIAAADAEVVTRLREAGAILLGKLATYEWGTVGPDKGGLYPPARNPWSLDHITGGSSSGGSAAVAGGLLRTTIGTDTGGSLRGPSFYCGVVGLKPTSGLVPNGGVLPMSQSMDHVGPMSACVAEAAVTLDVLAGLAGDRASACHIGQMITGKRIAYARNWFATDGQTQPAVLAAMDAAVSTFSELGAVIHEVDLPDYYEIEVAAATILHKESFDYHAAELRDHPEAFGRRAFLSLSAGVAVTDEELALARKAGARFKTEVNRLLEHHDAIVTIGALTTAPLAAPFEKEAVWTPMRTIGFNVSGHPVLALPIGFDGGLPMGMQVVGRHHDEAGIVQIGHAFERATDHSVQRPPALTD, encoded by the coding sequence TTGGCCAAAGATGAACATGACGCGGCGAAGCGGCAGGGTTTTGCCGATAGCGTTGCGCGACATGGCCTGCGCCTGACCTCGGATGAGGCCGAAAGTACCTACAAGCTCGCAAACTGGATGAGCGAAGGCCTGTCGCGGCTTGGATCGACCGTTGCGGTTTCCGGTGCGGATGCGCTGGATCTCGACCTTTTCGAGCAGGGTCGCCTGCTGCGCAATGGCAGTCTTACTTCGGTCGCCCTTGTGGAGGCCCATATCGTGCGGATCGCCAAGCGAGACTCAAGCTATCGCGCCTTTTATGTCGTCGAGGCTGAGCGCGCTCTGACAACGGCGGCAAAGGCCGATGCGGAATTAGCGACGGGACAAGATCGTGGTCCGCTGCATGGCATTCCGGTCGGGGTCAAGGACCTGATCGACATGGAAGGCCTTGCCACCACGGCCGATGCGCCCGGGCGCAGGGATGCGATTGCAGCGGCGGACGCCGAAGTGGTGACACGGCTGCGGGAGGCCGGCGCCATCCTTCTCGGCAAGCTCGCAACCTATGAGTGGGGCACGGTGGGGCCAGACAAAGGCGGGCTCTATCCGCCTGCCCGCAATCCCTGGAGTCTCGACCATATTACCGGCGGTTCGTCTTCAGGCGGCTCTGCCGCTGTTGCCGGCGGGCTGCTGCGGACGACAATTGGCACCGATACCGGCGGATCGCTGCGCGGACCGAGCTTTTATTGCGGCGTGGTTGGTCTCAAGCCCACATCCGGGCTCGTGCCCAACGGTGGCGTGCTACCGATGTCGCAGAGCATGGATCATGTCGGACCAATGAGCGCCTGCGTGGCCGAAGCCGCGGTGACGCTGGATGTGCTGGCCGGTCTTGCGGGCGACAGGGCCAGCGCATGCCATATCGGCCAGATGATCACCGGCAAGCGTATCGCCTATGCCCGCAACTGGTTTGCCACGGATGGCCAGACCCAGCCGGCAGTTCTCGCAGCAATGGATGCTGCCGTCTCGACATTTTCGGAACTCGGCGCGGTAATCCATGAGGTGGACCTGCCGGACTATTACGAGATCGAGGTGGCTGCAGCGACGATCCTGCATAAGGAGAGCTTCGACTATCACGCGGCAGAGCTGCGTGATCATCCCGAAGCCTTTGGCCGTCGCGCCTTCCTCAGCCTGTCGGCCGGTGTCGCCGTGACCGATGAAGAGTTGGCGCTGGCCCGCAAGGCGGGTGCCAGATTCAAGACCGAAGTGAATCGCCTGCTGGAGCATCACGACGCCATCGTGACAATCGGTGCCCTGACGACGGCCCCTCTGGCGGCGCCTTTCGAGAAGGAAGCGGTGTGGACCCCGATGCGGACCATTGGCTTCAATGTCAGCGGCCATCCGGTACTGGCGCTACCCATAGGGTTCGACGGCGGCTTGCCCATGGGTATGCAAGTAGTCGGCAGGCATCATGACGAGGCCGGGATCGTGCAGATCGGTCACGCTTTCGAGCGGGCTACTGACCACAGCGTGCAGCGCCCGCCAGCCCTCACAGACTAA
- the ugpC gene encoding sn-glycerol-3-phosphate ABC transporter ATP-binding protein UgpC, with the protein MAQIRLKNVSKRWNNFVGVDNFNLDIADQEFLVLLGPSGCGKTTTMRMIAGLEDITEGEIWIGDRLVNKLEPKDRDISMVFQSYGLYPNMTVYENIRFPLKVRKIPQEQHHERVMAASKMVELDDFLQRRPAALSGGQRQRVALARAIVREPNAFLMDEPLSNLDAKLRVSTRAQIKNLHHTLKRTTIYVTHDQIEAMTLADRVVVMSKGLIQQVGTPMEIYDRPANTFVASFIGSPAMNLVHGEIQNGVFSGAGIRVDGLPQSVKGPVTLGFRAEDAVLADTKGHIEAPIYSVELLGEATMISQRVAGELISIKVGKDYRAEIGDVVRANIAPVACHLFDRSTGQRIVTGD; encoded by the coding sequence ATGGCTCAGATCCGTCTCAAGAACGTCTCCAAGCGCTGGAACAATTTCGTCGGCGTCGACAATTTCAACCTCGATATCGCCGACCAGGAGTTTCTCGTCCTGCTCGGGCCCTCCGGCTGCGGCAAGACGACGACCATGCGGATGATCGCCGGGCTGGAGGATATTACCGAGGGCGAAATCTGGATCGGCGACCGGCTGGTCAACAAGCTCGAGCCCAAGGACCGTGATATCTCCATGGTGTTCCAGAGCTACGGGCTCTATCCGAACATGACGGTCTACGAGAATATTCGTTTCCCGCTCAAGGTCCGGAAAATTCCGCAGGAACAGCACCATGAGCGCGTCATGGCGGCGAGCAAGATGGTGGAGCTGGACGACTTCCTGCAGCGCCGTCCGGCGGCTCTCTCGGGCGGCCAACGTCAGCGCGTGGCCTTGGCCCGCGCCATCGTGCGCGAGCCCAATGCCTTCCTGATGGACGAGCCGCTGTCCAATCTCGATGCCAAGCTGCGCGTCTCGACGCGGGCGCAGATCAAGAATCTCCATCACACGCTCAAGCGCACCACCATCTATGTGACGCATGACCAGATCGAGGCAATGACCCTGGCTGACCGCGTGGTGGTGATGAGCAAGGGGCTGATCCAGCAGGTCGGCACGCCGATGGAGATCTATGACCGTCCGGCCAATACATTCGTCGCCAGCTTTATCGGCTCGCCGGCGATGAACCTGGTGCATGGCGAGATCCAGAACGGCGTCTTTTCGGGCGCCGGCATTCGGGTCGACGGCCTGCCGCAGTCGGTCAAGGGTCCAGTAACGCTTGGCTTCCGCGCCGAGGATGCCGTGCTGGCGGATACCAAGGGCCATATCGAAGCACCTATCTATTCGGTGGAACTGCTCGGCGAGGCGACGATGATCTCGCAGCGCGTGGCGGGCGAGCTGATCTCGATCAAGGTGGGCAAGGATTATCGCGCCGAGATCGGCGACGTGGTGCGGGCCAATATTGCGCCCGTCGCCTGCCACCTATTTGACCGCTCTACCGGCCAGCGTATCGTGACGGGCGATTGA
- a CDS encoding carbohydrate ABC transporter permease, whose translation MSEATVSQKRPLPLNLVIYGFIILWVVLAAFPFLWTVWGSFKVEPDFFSRESWWNAIFGTYTQRQNDGASFTGSGYYGAWVTREFWRAVGNTAIVTVSVTVISLTLGTLGGYALARSGQRYAFWILIIALVFRAMPHITLVSGYLLPFFQLNIWGVLPTSIIVLVAINQPFTLWMLHSFFLSIPKDLDESAMVDGCSRFEAFRRVIIPVMWPGVVTTGLFSFLLAYNDFAVTSMLLSSDNQTMVPKISSFLGSVQEQGNVMFAVAAVVSATVPLFILVLFFQRQIVSGLTAGAVKG comes from the coding sequence ATGTCCGAAGCCACTGTCTCGCAAAAACGTCCCCTGCCCCTGAACCTCGTCATCTATGGGTTCATCATCCTCTGGGTGGTCCTGGCCGCATTCCCGTTCCTGTGGACGGTTTGGGGTTCGTTCAAGGTCGAGCCGGATTTCTTTTCCCGCGAAAGCTGGTGGAACGCAATTTTCGGTACCTATACCCAGCGGCAGAATGACGGCGCGTCCTTCACCGGCTCGGGCTACTACGGCGCCTGGGTGACCCGCGAATTCTGGCGCGCCGTGGGCAATACGGCGATCGTCACGGTATCGGTGACGGTGATCTCGCTGACCTTGGGCACTTTGGGCGGCTATGCCCTCGCCCGCTCCGGCCAGCGCTATGCCTTCTGGATCCTGATCATCGCGCTGGTGTTCCGCGCCATGCCGCATATCACGCTGGTGTCGGGCTATCTGCTACCCTTCTTCCAGCTCAATATCTGGGGCGTGCTGCCGACCTCGATCATCGTGCTCGTCGCCATCAACCAGCCCTTCACGCTGTGGATGCTGCACTCGTTCTTTCTCTCGATCCCAAAGGATCTCGACGAAAGTGCCATGGTCGATGGCTGCTCGCGCTTCGAGGCCTTCCGGCGAGTGATCATTCCGGTGATGTGGCCGGGTGTAGTGACGACGGGGCTGTTCAGCTTCCTCCTCGCTTACAACGACTTTGCCGTCACCTCGATGCTCTTGAGCTCGGACAACCAGACCATGGTGCCCAAGATTTCGAGTTTCCTCGGTTCGGTGCAGGAACAGGGCAATGTGATGTTTGCCGTGGCCGCCGTGGTCTCGGCCACCGTGCCGCTGTTCATCCTCGTCCTTTTCTTCCAACGCCAGATCGTCTCGGGTCTCACCGCCGGCGCTGTTAAGGGATAA
- a CDS encoding sugar ABC transporter permease: MPHKTFFAFILPSLIAMVLFIALPIVSVVIQSFHVEHGRILVSVESCQPFGGCTTETRVDTAAMAELRAEQPMGRFNGFGTYLNRGHLAVNEIGAILQNNNGFGDVVTRIYNLPFYKALSFTLVFCFVVTPLAMALGFAIALAVNTLPKVTKGPVIFFSLLPMIITPLIGSLILYWMIQPNGIIGASLRHLMDDPTLSLRQSPVLTWLSLLFYGVWTNAPFSFVVFYAGLQTVPGDTLESAMIDGASRWERIRYVIIPHLAPLATFVALVQLMDNFRVFEPIVGFSAEANATSLSWMIFNDLSGDAQLFGSAGATSVLTIIGVIILLAPVLVRTWREFNHKVV, from the coding sequence ATGCCGCATAAGACATTCTTTGCCTTCATCCTGCCGTCGCTGATCGCGATGGTGCTGTTCATCGCGCTGCCGATCGTGTCAGTGGTCATCCAGAGCTTTCATGTCGAGCATGGCCGCATTCTGGTCTCGGTCGAAAGTTGCCAGCCCTTCGGCGGCTGCACCACCGAAACCCGTGTCGACACGGCTGCCATGGCCGAACTGCGGGCCGAGCAGCCCATGGGCCGGTTCAACGGCTTCGGCACCTACCTCAATCGCGGGCATCTGGCGGTCAACGAGATCGGCGCGATCCTTCAGAACAACAATGGCTTTGGCGATGTGGTGACGCGAATCTACAACCTGCCCTTCTATAAGGCGCTGAGCTTCACATTGGTGTTCTGCTTCGTGGTGACCCCTCTGGCCATGGCGCTGGGCTTTGCCATCGCACTGGCGGTCAATACGCTGCCCAAGGTGACCAAGGGACCGGTAATCTTCTTCTCACTGCTGCCGATGATCATCACGCCACTGATCGGCTCGCTGATCCTTTATTGGATGATCCAGCCCAATGGTATTATCGGCGCCAGCCTGCGGCATCTAATGGATGACCCAACGCTATCGCTGCGGCAGTCGCCGGTGCTGACCTGGCTGTCGCTGCTGTTCTATGGCGTCTGGACCAATGCGCCCTTCAGCTTCGTGGTGTTTTACGCAGGCCTGCAGACCGTGCCGGGCGATACGCTGGAATCGGCGATGATCGACGGCGCCTCGCGCTGGGAGCGCATCCGCTACGTCATCATCCCCCATCTCGCGCCGCTCGCGACCTTCGTCGCGCTGGTGCAGCTGATGGACAATTTCCGCGTCTTTGAACCCATTGTCGGCTTCTCGGCCGAGGCCAATGCGACCTCGCTGAGCTGGATGATCTTCAATGACCTCTCCGGCGATGCGCAGCTGTTCGGTTCGGCTGGCGCAACATCGGTGCTGACCATTATCGGCGTCATCATTCTTCTTGCCCCGGTGCTGGTCCGCACCTGGCGCGAATTCAATCACAAGGTGGTCTGA
- a CDS encoding extracellular solute-binding protein: protein MNLMLKTTVSLGVLCLTAGAAFAECGIEGTGSVRILSNDFEALRLVNTTAGECTSDTVKVTANATAEHKNLQVPALSINPAEYSVAVVANNSIVPLLNDDLIRPLDDLVAQYGQSLQPNQLIKIDGKVMAIAFMGNAQHLMYRKDLLDQAGIAEPKSYEDMLAAAEKLKGDGIIATPLAASDKPGWDLAAEFVNTYLGTGGEFFAPGSAELAIDNENGIKTLETMKALTAYMDPDYLTFDANGIQAEFKAGKVAMMVQWGSLAGDMLKGEGAAEGVVDNTVMAGAPTIGGGTTPAVALWWDGFTIAKNISDEDAAASFQAMVHGISPEMVAANPEVATWLVAGYEPGPNAVGVIATANAGARAYPMQPYMGLLHTALSSELAEFMAGTEEASQALSDVKAAYDTAAKEGGYL, encoded by the coding sequence ATGAATCTTATGCTGAAGACCACCGTCTCGCTTGGGGTGTTGTGCCTCACTGCGGGCGCTGCTTTTGCCGAATGCGGTATCGAGGGCACCGGCTCCGTCCGTATCCTGTCCAATGACTTCGAGGCGCTGCGTCTCGTCAACACCACCGCCGGGGAATGCACCTCGGACACCGTCAAGGTGACGGCCAATGCGACCGCCGAGCACAAGAACCTCCAGGTTCCCGCGCTGTCGATCAATCCGGCGGAGTATTCGGTGGCCGTGGTCGCCAACAATTCCATCGTGCCGCTGCTCAATGACGACCTGATCCGCCCGCTGGACGATCTGGTGGCCCAGTATGGCCAGAGCCTGCAGCCCAATCAGCTGATCAAGATCGATGGCAAGGTGATGGCGATTGCCTTCATGGGCAATGCGCAGCACCTGATGTATCGCAAGGACCTGCTCGACCAGGCCGGCATTGCCGAGCCCAAGAGCTACGAGGACATGCTGGCTGCCGCTGAAAAGCTCAAGGGCGATGGCATCATCGCCACCCCGCTGGCTGCTTCCGACAAGCCCGGTTGGGACCTGGCTGCTGAATTCGTCAACACCTACCTTGGCACGGGCGGCGAGTTCTTCGCGCCAGGTTCGGCGGAACTGGCCATCGATAATGAAAATGGCATCAAGACGCTCGAGACCATGAAGGCGCTGACGGCCTATATGGACCCCGACTACCTGACCTTTGATGCCAATGGCATCCAGGCCGAATTCAAGGCTGGCAAGGTCGCCATGATGGTGCAGTGGGGCTCGCTGGCCGGCGACATGCTCAAGGGCGAAGGCGCTGCGGAGGGCGTGGTGGACAACACTGTGATGGCCGGCGCACCGACCATCGGTGGCGGTACGACACCGGCCGTGGCGCTGTGGTGGGACGGCTTCACCATTGCCAAGAACATTTCCGACGAAGACGCGGCCGCGTCGTTCCAGGCCATGGTGCATGGCATCAGCCCGGAAATGGTCGCCGCCAATCCGGAAGTCGCGACTTGGCTGGTTGCGGGCTATGAGCCCGGCCCGAACGCTGTCGGCGTGATCGCCACGGCCAATGCCGGCGCTCGTGCCTATCCGATGCAGCCCTATATGGGTCTGCTGCACACCGCGCTGTCGTCCGAACTGGCCGAGTTCATGGCCGGCACGGAAGAGGCATCGCAAGCGCTGTCCGACGTCAAGGCCGCCTATGACACTGCCGCCAAGGAAGGCGGCTACCTCTAG
- a CDS encoding alpha/beta fold hydrolase, whose protein sequence is MTAEYTIPGMHIRDHEIAVPLDWSKPDSESIKLFAREVVDPTKKTADLPLLVFFQGGPGGKSPRPGQGSPSWLVEALKTHRVILPDQRGTGRSSRVEGQTMAGFVSAQAAGDFLACFRADSIVRDFEHLRKTVFGGRRWMSLGQSYGGFITLTYLSQAPEGLSACLVTGGLAAIRPSADEVYKRTYPRVEAKTRQYYKRFPDDVARIGALADHIEAHDIRLPDGDRLSVRRLQTVGIDFGMKPGFENIHWLIDEAFLDGKSGSLSEHFLAEVMRMTNYDGNPLFVVLQESLYGESHGTTAWAADRVRATLPQFSTDQRPLLFTGEMMFPWMLDEIRSLRPFKAGAEALAARENYSQLYDLDRLAANDVPVAAAIYHDDMYVDAGLSLETAGHVGNMDHWITNEYEHDGLRADARVFKRLFEMINEKGGPL, encoded by the coding sequence ATCACTGCCGAATATACCATTCCTGGCATGCATATCCGCGACCATGAGATCGCTGTGCCGCTCGATTGGTCGAAGCCGGATAGCGAAAGCATCAAGCTGTTTGCCCGCGAGGTCGTCGACCCGACCAAGAAGACCGCCGACCTGCCCTTGCTGGTCTTCTTCCAGGGTGGTCCGGGCGGAAAGTCGCCCCGACCGGGACAGGGAAGTCCGTCCTGGTTGGTCGAGGCACTCAAGACACATCGCGTCATCCTACCCGACCAGCGCGGTACCGGTCGCAGCTCGCGGGTCGAGGGGCAGACCATGGCCGGTTTCGTTAGCGCCCAGGCTGCCGGCGATTTTCTCGCCTGTTTCCGCGCGGACTCCATCGTCAGGGATTTCGAGCACCTGCGCAAAACCGTCTTTGGCGGCAGGCGCTGGATGTCGCTAGGCCAGAGCTATGGCGGCTTCATCACACTGACCTATCTCAGCCAGGCGCCGGAAGGCCTTTCCGCCTGCCTCGTTACCGGCGGCCTTGCTGCCATTCGTCCCTCGGCCGACGAGGTCTATAAGCGCACCTATCCGCGCGTCGAAGCCAAGACCAGGCAATACTACAAGCGCTTCCCCGATGACGTGGCACGCATCGGCGCCCTGGCCGATCATATCGAGGCCCATGACATTCGCTTGCCCGATGGTGACAGGCTTTCGGTGCGGCGCCTCCAGACGGTGGGCATCGACTTCGGCATGAAGCCAGGCTTTGAAAATATCCATTGGCTGATTGATGAGGCTTTCCTCGACGGCAAATCCGGTTCGCTGTCGGAGCATTTCCTGGCCGAGGTGATGCGGATGACCAATTACGACGGCAATCCGCTGTTCGTGGTGTTGCAGGAAAGTCTTTATGGCGAAAGCCATGGCACCACCGCCTGGGCCGCTGACCGGGTTCGCGCCACCCTGCCGCAGTTCAGCACCGATCAGCGCCCACTGTTGTTCACCGGCGAAATGATGTTCCCCTGGATGCTCGATGAGATCCGCTCGCTGCGCCCGTTCAAAGCGGGCGCCGAGGCGCTGGCAGCACGCGAGAATTATAGCCAGCTCTATGACCTTGACCGGCTCGCTGCCAATGATGTCCCCGTCGCTGCCGCCATCTACCATGACGACATGTATGTGGATGCTGGACTGTCACTCGAAACTGCAGGCCATGTCGGCAATATGGATCATTGGATCACCAATGAATACGAGCACGACGGGCTACGTGCGGATGCCCGCGTGTTCAAGCGGCTGTTCGAGATGATCAATGAGAAGGGCGGGCCGCTCTGA
- a CDS encoding ABC transporter permease has protein sequence MIRFLAGRIAFAAVILLALSTFVFFLFFVAPGDPARLVAGDKATEAQLVQIRSNLGLDRPIHEQYVSFLTRAVQGDLGFSYRNQQPVLTLIANRLPATISLVIGGVIVWLAVGIPIGIMSARHPGGFRDRLGQGFILVGLSFPTFVLGMVALYVFYFLPRQSGFTLFPPGGFKPFLPNPAIWAWHMTLPWLTVALTTAAVYARLTRGQMLEVMSEDYIRTARAKGLPEGKVVMKHGMRATLTPLVTQLGADIAFLLGGAIVIEQVYGLQGVGALAVQAVNNQDRPIIIGVVLLGGFFIVVANILVDIAYALLDPRVRSN, from the coding sequence ATGATCCGCTTTCTCGCCGGCCGTATCGCCTTTGCCGCGGTGATCCTCCTCGCACTATCAACCTTCGTGTTTTTCCTGTTCTTCGTGGCGCCGGGCGATCCCGCTCGCCTCGTGGCGGGTGACAAGGCGACGGAAGCTCAACTGGTGCAGATCCGCAGCAATCTGGGCCTCGACCGGCCGATCCACGAGCAATATGTGAGTTTCCTCACCCGCGCCGTGCAGGGCGATCTCGGCTTTTCCTATCGCAACCAGCAGCCGGTGCTGACGCTGATTGCCAATCGCCTGCCCGCAACCATTTCCCTCGTCATCGGCGGCGTGATCGTCTGGCTGGCCGTGGGCATTCCCATCGGCATCATGTCGGCCCGCCACCCCGGCGGCTTTCGCGATCGGCTGGGGCAAGGCTTTATCCTCGTGGGTCTCAGCTTCCCGACCTTCGTGCTCGGCATGGTCGCGCTCTATGTGTTCTACTTCCTGCCACGACAATCCGGCTTCACGCTGTTCCCGCCTGGCGGGTTCAAGCCGTTCCTGCCCAATCCGGCCATCTGGGCCTGGCACATGACCCTTCCCTGGTTGACTGTGGCGCTGACCACCGCCGCCGTCTATGCGCGCCTTACCCGTGGCCAGATGCTCGAAGTGATGAGCGAGGATTATATCCGCACCGCCCGCGCCAAGGGCCTGCCCGAGGGCAAGGTGGTGATGAAACATGGCATGCGCGCCACGCTAACACCGCTGGTCACCCAGCTCGGCGCCGACATCGCCTTCCTGCTCGGCGGCGCCATCGTCATCGAACAGGTGTATGGATTGCAGGGTGTGGGCGCCTTGGCGGTGCAGGCTGTCAACAATCAGGACCGGCCGATCATCATCGGCGTTGTGCTGTTGGGTGGCTTTTTCATCGTCGTCGCCAATATCCTGGTCGACATTGCCTATGCCCTGCTCGACCCGCGCGTGCGCAGCAACTGA
- a CDS encoding ABC transporter permease: MSTTVVQRGTFELTLRRLWADKASVIAACFILLLIAFAAAAPLIEAWAGHSPIQQFRDTGLSAMGLPVAPNGEFVLGTDQLGRDVLVRLAYGARVSLLVGVLASLAASFIGVTIGLIAGFYGGWADTLLSRGMDLVMSVPFLLCALALVSVFGPSLALSVGVIVFFSWTTMGRVIRGQVLSLREREFVQASRSLGAGPLSIMFLDILPNLSVPIIIYTTMMIPSAIVFEATLSFLGLGIVPPAPSWGGMLADAAANSIYLVAWWLVLVPGTALLLTTLSFNILGDGLRDALDPKARPIRKKRRTKTGAEA, translated from the coding sequence ATGTCTACGACCGTCGTACAACGCGGCACCTTCGAATTAACCCTGCGGCGCCTCTGGGCCGACAAGGCTAGCGTCATCGCCGCCTGTTTCATTCTCCTGCTTATCGCCTTCGCCGCCGCCGCGCCGCTGATCGAGGCATGGGCCGGTCATTCGCCGATCCAGCAATTCCGCGACACCGGCCTGTCGGCCATGGGTCTGCCGGTCGCGCCCAATGGCGAATTCGTCCTTGGCACTGACCAGCTGGGCCGCGACGTGCTGGTGCGCCTCGCCTATGGCGCGCGCGTTTCGCTGCTGGTGGGCGTACTGGCGTCGCTGGCAGCGTCCTTTATCGGCGTCACCATTGGCCTGATTGCCGGCTTTTACGGCGGCTGGGCCGATACGCTGCTGAGCCGCGGCATGGATCTGGTGATGAGCGTGCCGTTCCTGCTCTGCGCATTGGCGCTGGTGTCGGTGTTTGGCCCGAGCCTGGCGCTCAGTGTCGGTGTCATCGTGTTTTTCAGTTGGACCACGATGGGCCGAGTCATTCGTGGCCAGGTGCTGTCGTTACGCGAGCGAGAGTTTGTCCAAGCCAGCCGTTCACTGGGCGCGGGACCGCTGTCGATCATGTTCTTGGACATCCTCCCCAATCTCAGCGTGCCGATCATCATCTACACGACGATGATGATCCCCAGCGCCATCGTATTCGAGGCAACGCTCTCGTTCCTGGGCCTTGGTATCGTTCCGCCTGCTCCGAGCTGGGGCGGCATGCTGGCCGATGCGGCCGCCAATTCGATCTATCTGGTGGCCTGGTGGCTGGTGCTCGTGCCGGGTACCGCCCTGCTGCTGACGACGCTGAGCTTCAACATTCTGGGTGATGGCTTGCGCGATGCGCTCGATCCCAAGGCTCGCCCGATACGCAAGAAGCGCAGGACGAAGACGGGAGCCGAGGCATGA
- a CDS encoding ABC transporter ATP-binding protein, translating to MPILEARNLSISIPTEDGDVHALRNVSFSVEAGELFGIAGESGSGKSVMMQAIMGLLPNAEISGEVIFEGRDLLKETTRSMQDLRGSRIGMIFQDPLSSLHPYYTIGQQISEAVLTHRKMSKAEARLLTIEMLGKVGIGNAEERFDAYPHQFSGGMRQRVMIAMALVLRPSLVIADEPTTALDVTVQAQIIALLDQMRRELGTTVIMITHDLGLLSSVADHVMVMYAGHHMEYGPSSSVFHAPAHPYTNGLLRSSPSNYAAGERLVAIPGRPPSLLLKSVSCPFAPRCSEAMPRCTTEKPPLRRYSDGIESLCWLEEPVAEIEHVPEAAPPHKAPSEDAIMVVENVELSYRTGGPFRQQGEFKVLHGIDFTLRRGETLGLVGESGCGKSTLARVVAGLVKPSAGRVLLNGVDTSSSDKAVWASMRKSVQMVFQDPFGSLNPRRRVGAIIGEPFRIHGVASGEERKRRVRELMELVGLNPEHYNRFPSEFSGGQRQRIGIARALALKPELIIFDEPVSALDVSIQAQVLNLMADLQRDLGLTYLFISHDLSVVRQICDRIAVMNKGKIVELAEAEAIYENPQDDYTRTLLSATVTAPARERVPGRMLVESRDWEAA from the coding sequence TTGCCCATTTTGGAAGCCCGGAACCTTTCCATTTCCATTCCCACCGAAGACGGGGATGTGCATGCCCTGCGCAATGTCTCCTTTTCGGTTGAAGCCGGCGAACTGTTCGGCATTGCTGGTGAATCCGGCTCCGGCAAGTCGGTGATGATGCAGGCCATCATGGGCCTGCTGCCAAATGCAGAAATCTCAGGTGAAGTGATCTTCGAGGGACGCGACCTGCTCAAGGAAACGACCCGATCCATGCAGGACCTGCGCGGCTCGCGCATCGGCATGATCTTCCAGGATCCGCTGTCGAGCCTACATCCCTACTACACCATTGGTCAGCAGATCAGCGAAGCCGTGCTGACCCACCGCAAGATGAGCAAAGCCGAAGCGCGGCTGTTGACCATCGAGATGCTGGGCAAGGTCGGCATCGGCAATGCTGAAGAGCGCTTCGATGCCTATCCGCACCAGTTTTCCGGCGGCATGCGCCAGCGTGTGATGATCGCCATGGCGCTGGTGCTACGTCCTTCACTGGTCATTGCCGACGAACCAACCACCGCACTCGACGTGACCGTCCAGGCCCAGATCATCGCGCTGCTCGACCAGATGCGCCGGGAACTGGGCACCACGGTCATCATGATCACCCATGACCTTGGCCTGCTTTCCTCGGTCGCCGACCATGTCATGGTCATGTATGCCGGCCACCACATGGAATATGGCCCGAGCAGTTCGGTTTTTCACGCGCCGGCACATCCCTATACCAATGGACTGCTCCGCTCCTCGCCGTCCAATTACGCCGCCGGCGAGAGGCTGGTGGCCATTCCCGGCCGGCCGCCGAGCCTGCTGCTCAAGAGCGTGTCCTGTCCCTTTGCGCCGCGCTGCAGCGAGGCCATGCCGCGTTGCACCACCGAGAAGCCACCCCTGCGCCGTTACAGCGATGGCATTGAATCGCTGTGTTGGCTGGAAGAGCCGGTGGCCGAGATCGAGCACGTGCCAGAGGCTGCGCCTCCCCACAAGGCGCCCAGCGAAGACGCCATCATGGTGGTCGAAAATGTCGAACTCAGCTATCGCACCGGCGGCCCGTTCCGCCAGCAAGGCGAATTCAAGGTGCTGCATGGTATCGACTTCACGCTGCGCCGCGGCGAGACGCTTGGACTGGTTGGCGAGAGTGGGTGTGGCAAGTCGACCCTCGCCCGCGTTGTCGCCGGCCTCGTCAAGCCCAGCGCCGGCCGCGTGCTACTGAACGGCGTCGATACGTCCTCATCGGACAAGGCGGTCTGGGCCAGCATGCGCAAAAGCGTGCAGATGGTGTTCCAGGACCCTTTCGGCTCGCTCAATCCGCGGCGCCGCGTTGGCGCGATCATCGGCGAGCCCTTCCGCATTCATGGCGTGGCCAGCGGCGAAGAACGCAAGCGGCGCGTGCGCGAGCTGATGGAACTGGTGGGGCTCAATCCCGAGCACTACAACCGCTTCCCGTCCGAATTCTCCGGAGGACAGCGCCAGCGTATCGGCATTGCCCGGGCCCTGGCGCTCAAGCCGGAGTTGATCATCTTCGACGAGCCGGTCTCGGCGCTCGACGTCTCGATCCAGGCGCAGGTGCTCAACCTGATGGCCGACCTGCAGCGTGATCTGGGCCTCACCTACCTCTTCATCTCGCATGACCTTTCGGTCGTGCGGCAGATCTGCGACCGGATCGCGGTGATGAACAAGGGCAAGATCGTCGAATTGGCGGAGGCCGAAGCCATCTACGAAAATCCGCAGGACGACTATACGCGCACGCTGCTCTCCGCGACGGTGACAGCGCCGGCCCGAGAGCGGGTTCCCGGCCGTATGCTGGTCGAAAGCCGCGACTGGGAGGCCGCATGA